In a single window of the Harpia harpyja isolate bHarHar1 chromosome 3, bHarHar1 primary haplotype, whole genome shotgun sequence genome:
- the SIVA1 gene encoding apoptosis regulatory protein Siva isoform X1, which yields MTPRRAAVRGRRRRAGPAMPKRSCPFGEAAPLQLKTRVGLRELSRGVRGEEYRREVFERTRRLLFRGAQAYMEGAWPASPAAARVVSRSPEPGGEAQDGSAGRRWSGQLLIGHDGRLLRGPAATEKVPPVGVSKACSSCVRTADVKEACTQCDQFVCQNCSRLCSCCNTVTCSLCSTIDCDMPIWKGATLCSYLVFLM from the exons ATGACGCCGCGGAGAGCGGCCGTCCgtgggaggcggcggcgggccggtCCCGCCATGCCGAAACGCTCCTGCCCCTTCGGGGAGGCGGCCCCGCTCCAGCTGAAAACCCGCGTGGGGCTGCGTGAGCTGAGCCGCGGCGTGCGGGGCGAGGAGTACCGGCGGGAGGTCTTCG AGCGGACCCGGCGGCTGCTCTTCAGGGGCGCCCAGGCGTACATGGAGGGCGCCTGgcccgccagccccgccgccgcccgggtgGTCAGCCGCTCGCCGGAGCCCGGCGGGGAGGCCCAGGACGGCAGCGCGGGGCGGCGGTGGAGCGGACAGCTCCTCATCGGCCACGACGGGAGACTGCTGAGGGGCCCCGCCGCCACGGAGAAGG TTCCACCCGTGGGAGTTTCCAAAGCCTGTTCATCGTGTGTAAGAACTGCTGATGTCAAGGAAGCATGTACACAGTGCGACCAGTTCGTCTGCCAGAACTGcagcaggctctgcagctgctgtaacACAGTTACCTGTTCTTTGTGCTCCACTATTGA TTGTGATATGCCTATCTGGAAGGGGGCCACTTTGTGCTCTTACCTGGTGTTCCTTATGTGA
- the SIVA1 gene encoding apoptosis regulatory protein Siva isoform X2, which produces MPKRSCPFGEAAPLQLKTRVGLRELSRGVRGEEYRREVFERTRRLLFRGAQAYMEGAWPASPAAARVVSRSPEPGGEAQDGSAGRRWSGQLLIGHDGRLLRGPAATEKVPPVGVSKACSSCVRTADVKEACTQCDQFVCQNCSRLCSCCNTVTCSLCSTIDYGDVGEQVLCNGCSIFQV; this is translated from the exons ATGCCGAAACGCTCCTGCCCCTTCGGGGAGGCGGCCCCGCTCCAGCTGAAAACCCGCGTGGGGCTGCGTGAGCTGAGCCGCGGCGTGCGGGGCGAGGAGTACCGGCGGGAGGTCTTCG AGCGGACCCGGCGGCTGCTCTTCAGGGGCGCCCAGGCGTACATGGAGGGCGCCTGgcccgccagccccgccgccgcccgggtgGTCAGCCGCTCGCCGGAGCCCGGCGGGGAGGCCCAGGACGGCAGCGCGGGGCGGCGGTGGAGCGGACAGCTCCTCATCGGCCACGACGGGAGACTGCTGAGGGGCCCCGCCGCCACGGAGAAGG TTCCACCCGTGGGAGTTTCCAAAGCCTGTTCATCGTGTGTAAGAACTGCTGATGTCAAGGAAGCATGTACACAGTGCGACCAGTTCGTCTGCCAGAACTGcagcaggctctgcagctgctgtaacACAGTTACCTGTTCTTTGTGCTCCACTATTGA ttatggTGATGTGGGAGAGCAAGTTCTCTGCAATGGTTGTTCAATATTTCAAGTCTGA